In Methanothermobacter sp. K4, one genomic interval encodes:
- a CDS encoding ATP-binding protein, which translates to MKYREEILMMIAAAVMMLSFNWMHGILLILPLITVPKPSGRVIKWILFVFAVFTALLIIQPMTRAVGFNISDELFRIVLLMLFTVMIALLIERIEKVRSLRELNRELAKKAAELEDANKELEAFAYSVSHDLRVPLRAIDGFSRILVEDYEDKLDDDGLRVIGIIRDNTKKMGQLIDDILLLSRAGRQEMNPVTLDMRELAESTYRELASQEEGRVIEFSVEDLPPAMADRVLMGQVMGNLLSNAIKFTRDRNPARIEVGYMDGGDEHIYYVRDNGAGFDMKYVGKLFGLFQRLHSQEEFEGTGVGLSIVQRIIKRHGGRVWGEGEVDAGATIYFTLPKAVG; encoded by the coding sequence ATGAAATACCGTGAAGAGATTCTGATGATGATTGCAGCGGCAGTTATGATGTTATCCTTTAACTGGATGCATGGGATTTTACTGATTTTACCTCTCATCACAGTCCCAAAACCCTCAGGCAGGGTAATTAAATGGATTCTCTTTGTTTTTGCAGTATTCACAGCTCTACTCATAATTCAACCAATGACACGTGCAGTTGGATTCAACATATCAGATGAACTCTTCAGGATAGTCCTCCTGATGCTCTTCACAGTGATGATAGCACTACTCATTGAGAGGATTGAGAAGGTTCGCTCCCTCAGAGAACTGAACAGGGAACTCGCGAAAAAGGCTGCGGAACTTGAGGACGCCAATAAGGAACTCGAGGCATTTGCATACTCGGTATCACATGACCTGCGCGTCCCCTTAAGGGCTATAGATGGATTTTCAAGGATACTCGTCGAGGACTATGAGGATAAACTTGATGATGATGGTCTCAGGGTAATTGGAATAATCAGGGATAACACAAAGAAGATGGGGCAGCTCATCGATGACATCCTCCTCCTATCAAGGGCTGGAAGGCAGGAGATGAACCCTGTGACTCTGGACATGAGGGAACTTGCAGAGTCAACCTACAGGGAACTTGCCTCACAGGAGGAGGGGAGGGTCATAGAGTTTTCTGTGGAGGACCTCCCACCTGCAATGGCAGACAGGGTCCTCATGGGGCAGGTTATGGGTAACCTTCTCTCAAACGCCATCAAATTCACAAGGGACAGGAACCCCGCAAGGATAGAGGTGGGATACATGGACGGGGGTGATGAGCACATCTACTATGTCAGGGATAACGGGGCAGGATTTGACATGAAGTATGTGGGAAAACTCTTCGGACTCTTCCAGAGACTCCACAGTCAGGAGGAATTTGAGGGAACCGGTGTGGGCCTCTCAATAGTCCAGAGGATAATAAAGAGGCACGGTGGAAGAGTCTGGGGGGAAGGAGAGGTTGATGCTGGCGCAACAATATACTTCACACTTCCAAAGGCGGTGGGATGA
- a CDS encoding response regulator, whose protein sequence is MMTDADILLVEDNPTDAELTIRALRKNNLANKLHWVKDDAEALDYIFARGSYSGRDPDNLPKLILLDLRMPKVDGLEVLQEIKRNESTSRIPVVVLTSSKEDRDIVESYKLGVNSYVSKPVEFDEFINAVSTLGFYWMIINQPPE, encoded by the coding sequence ATGATGACAGATGCAGATATACTGCTTGTTGAGGACAACCCGACAGACGCGGAACTAACGATAAGGGCGCTGAGGAAGAATAACCTTGCAAACAAGCTTCACTGGGTCAAGGATGATGCAGAGGCCCTTGACTACATATTCGCAAGGGGATCCTACTCTGGGAGGGACCCTGATAACCTCCCGAAGCTCATACTCCTTGACCTCAGGATGCCCAAGGTTGATGGTCTTGAGGTTCTCCAGGAGATTAAGAGAAATGAAAGCACATCCAGAATCCCGGTGGTGGTTCTGACTTCATCCAAGGAGGACAGGGATATAGTTGAGAGCTACAAGCTTGGCGTAAACAGCTATGTGAGCAAGCCCGTGGAATTTGATGAATTCATAAACGCTGTTTCAACCCTTGGTTTCTACTGGATGATCATAAATCAGCCACCGGAGTAG
- a CDS encoding histidine kinase dimerization/phosphoacceptor domain -containing protein, with amino-acid sequence MSEKVKVLILEDVPLDAELAIRELKRYGMDFEHLTVDSEDSFRRALEEFRPDIILADHTLPDFDGASALRIVREKYDIPFIFVSGKIGEEFAVEMLKAGATDYVLKNNLSKLPLAFRRALQQAEEERKVREAQRALEESERKYRALFEKSGNPIFICSPDGTILDVNPAGAGFLKSFAEDITGRNISEWVSDEDFKRLLRECEGGHMKFSVGLRGRTLDVSVTAVEVDDEKLIYLMGKDITVQKRIEKELKASKEEYRVIFENTGTLTIICGSDMVIELANSAFERFSGYSKGEIQGYMKLTDFVDPSDAGRIEAYHRLMSVNPDAIPKNFELTLTNRRGEERNFFATTVTIPGSKKCLLSLMDITHKKSVEKRLRESLREKELLLREIHHRVKNNLQIISTLLMLQASTTGDPRLRELYMDSQHRIEAISLIHEKLYESRDLSRVNLRDYIKTLLGDLLDSYGADRSEIDVRIRVDDLMLNIETAIPCGLIINELVTNSIKYAFPDDGGEITVEVHRNGDRYTLIVADNGVGLPEDLDLENTGTLGLRIVRNLVDQINGELKIERPARFTVKFSEVEYSKRF; translated from the coding sequence ATGTCAGAAAAGGTTAAGGTACTCATCCTTGAGGACGTCCCCCTTGACGCTGAGCTGGCCATAAGGGAGCTTAAGAGATATGGTATGGACTTCGAGCACCTCACAGTTGACAGTGAGGACTCATTCAGGAGGGCCCTTGAGGAATTCAGGCCGGACATAATACTGGCTGATCATACCCTCCCGGACTTTGATGGCGCATCCGCCCTCAGGATAGTGAGGGAGAAATATGACATCCCCTTCATATTTGTCAGTGGAAAGATCGGGGAGGAATTCGCCGTTGAGATGCTGAAGGCAGGGGCAACAGATTACGTACTCAAGAACAACCTATCAAAATTACCCCTGGCTTTCAGGAGGGCCCTTCAGCAAGCAGAGGAGGAGAGGAAGGTTCGTGAGGCTCAGAGGGCCCTTGAGGAGAGCGAAAGGAAGTACCGTGCCCTCTTTGAGAAATCAGGTAACCCCATATTCATATGTTCACCTGATGGTACCATACTTGATGTTAACCCCGCTGGAGCGGGATTCCTGAAATCATTTGCTGAGGATATAACAGGCAGGAATATCAGTGAATGGGTCAGTGACGAGGACTTTAAAAGGCTTCTGAGGGAATGTGAGGGTGGCCATATGAAGTTCAGTGTGGGTCTTCGGGGCCGCACCCTCGATGTATCAGTAACAGCGGTTGAGGTGGATGATGAGAAACTTATATACCTGATGGGGAAGGATATCACGGTCCAGAAGAGGATTGAAAAGGAACTTAAGGCCAGTAAGGAGGAGTACAGAGTAATATTTGAGAATACAGGTACCCTCACAATAATCTGTGGCAGTGACATGGTGATAGAGCTTGCGAACAGTGCCTTTGAAAGGTTTTCTGGCTACAGTAAGGGTGAAATCCAGGGATACATGAAGCTCACGGACTTTGTGGATCCCTCTGATGCCGGGCGTATAGAGGCATACCACAGGCTCATGTCAGTTAACCCTGATGCCATACCCAAGAATTTTGAGCTGACACTAACAAACAGGAGGGGTGAGGAGAGGAACTTCTTTGCAACAACCGTCACCATCCCTGGGAGCAAGAAGTGTCTCCTCTCCCTCATGGACATAACCCATAAGAAGTCGGTTGAGAAGCGCCTTCGGGAATCCCTCAGGGAGAAGGAGCTGCTTCTGCGGGAGATACACCACCGTGTCAAGAACAACCTCCAGATAATATCGACTCTGCTGATGCTGCAGGCATCCACCACAGGGGATCCCCGCCTGAGGGAACTCTACATGGACAGCCAGCACAGGATAGAGGCAATATCCCTCATACATGAAAAGCTCTACGAGTCAAGGGACCTATCACGGGTCAACCTCAGGGACTACATCAAGACACTTCTCGGTGACCTCCTTGACTCATATGGTGCAGATAGAAGTGAGATAGATGTGAGAATCCGGGTGGATGATCTGATGCTTAACATCGAAACAGCGATCCCATGTGGCCTCATAATAAACGAACTTGTAACCAACAGCATCAAGTATGCATTCCCTGATGATGGAGGCGAGATCACGGTGGAGGTTCACAGGAATGGCGACCGTTACACCCTCATAGTTGCAGATAACGGTGTGGGACTGCCAGAGGACCTTGACCTTGAGAACACAGGCACCCTGGGTCTAAGGATTGTGAGGAATCTTGTGGATCAGATAAATGGTGAACTCAAGATAGAGAGGCCTGCCAGGTTCACTGTGAAATTCAGTGAGGTTGAGTACAGTAAGAGGTTTTAG
- a CDS encoding methanogen output domain 1-containing protein produces MARILVVEDEAIVAMGIRHKLETMGHEVVDTVSTGRDAIRASKIHEPDLVLMDIVLKGEMDGIEAAREIRDRFNIPIIYLTAYADEEMLARAKITEPYGYIVKPFKSSELNANIEMAIYRHRSAMREMELMRKRIISDFYNFILNAMPSPDAERDEIRELLSGIFRDRIISELKPGFEAYMEESTYEDPLEAYLAWVADVFENFTVRVGFLEDDENVYVEFENCPWIDDARKNPGFCLNCEAILKLSFDWSGLPGDFRALDHIADGSERCLFRFSVK; encoded by the coding sequence ATGGCAAGAATTCTTGTTGTTGAGGACGAGGCCATAGTGGCGATGGGTATAAGACACAAACTTGAGACAATGGGCCATGAGGTGGTGGATACCGTCTCAACAGGCAGGGACGCCATAAGGGCAAGTAAGATACATGAACCGGACCTTGTCCTCATGGATATAGTTCTCAAGGGTGAAATGGACGGGATAGAGGCTGCGAGGGAGATAAGGGACCGCTTCAACATCCCCATAATCTACCTCACAGCCTACGCCGATGAGGAGATGCTGGCACGTGCAAAGATAACAGAGCCCTACGGGTACATTGTGAAGCCCTTCAAATCATCTGAACTCAACGCCAACATTGAGATGGCGATATACAGGCACAGGTCGGCCATGAGGGAAATGGAGCTCATGAGGAAAAGGATAATCTCTGACTTCTACAATTTCATCCTCAATGCAATGCCCTCACCCGATGCCGAAAGGGATGAGATAAGGGAATTGCTATCAGGGATATTCAGGGATAGAATCATATCTGAACTTAAACCTGGATTTGAAGCATATATGGAGGAATCCACCTACGAGGACCCACTTGAGGCGTACCTTGCATGGGTTGCAGATGTATTTGAGAACTTCACCGTGAGGGTGGGTTTCCTTGAGGATGATGAGAACGTCTACGTTGAATTCGAGAACTGTCCATGGATTGATGATGCCAGGAAAAACCCTGGATTCTGCCTCAACTGTGAGGCCATTCTCAAGCTGAGCTTTGACTGGAGTGGGCTTCCAGGTGATTTCAGGGCACTTGACCATATTGCAGATGGATCAGAGAGGTGCCTCTTCAGGTTCAGCGTGAAGTAA
- a CDS encoding DUF763 domain-containing protein: MRRTGIANLPLHGGHPPAWLMRRMVELSATIAEVIIEDYGTSEFISRISDPFWFQAFSCTIGFDWHSSGTTTTTCGALKSALDPERHGIMVAGGKGRASRRTPEELEGAGKLFDLDSSQLVYSSRIAARVDGNCIQDGFSLYQHTFLVDADGEWAVVQQGLNPDGGYARRYHWLGSGVGDYVDSPHSGISSDRTMGEVLDMTSPISRGARDVSVDIVCDGPSHIRGYLTGQRTLFDFNVLDMPRHHEVLPLDLTERDMAVLERAYEIQPGNYEELVMIEGLGPKKIRALALVADLIYGEEVSWRDPVKYSYAHGGKDGYPYPVDRDTYDSTVDYLKGALEEARIDRKDRLRALESLEKFLRV, encoded by the coding sequence ATGAGAAGAACAGGTATCGCAAACCTCCCTCTCCATGGCGGACATCCTCCTGCCTGGCTCATGAGGAGGATGGTTGAACTCTCAGCTACCATAGCTGAGGTTATAATTGAGGATTACGGGACCTCTGAGTTCATATCAAGGATTTCTGACCCCTTCTGGTTTCAGGCCTTCTCCTGCACCATCGGGTTTGACTGGCACTCCTCGGGGACAACCACCACAACCTGCGGGGCCCTTAAATCAGCCCTTGACCCTGAAAGGCACGGTATAATGGTTGCAGGTGGTAAGGGAAGGGCTTCCCGCAGGACACCAGAAGAACTTGAGGGTGCGGGGAAACTCTTTGACCTTGATTCCTCCCAACTCGTTTATTCCAGCAGAATAGCTGCCAGGGTGGATGGTAACTGTATACAGGACGGTTTCAGCCTCTACCAGCATACATTCCTTGTTGATGCTGATGGTGAGTGGGCTGTTGTACAGCAGGGCCTCAACCCTGATGGGGGATATGCCAGGAGGTACCACTGGCTTGGTTCAGGGGTTGGGGATTATGTTGACTCGCCCCACAGCGGTATATCATCTGATAGGACCATGGGGGAGGTCCTCGATATGACCTCACCCATAAGCCGGGGTGCCCGTGATGTGAGTGTTGATATCGTCTGCGATGGTCCCTCACACATAAGGGGGTACCTGACAGGGCAGAGGACGCTCTTTGACTTTAACGTACTTGACATGCCCCGACACCATGAGGTTCTACCTCTGGACCTCACAGAGAGGGACATGGCCGTCCTTGAGAGGGCATATGAGATCCAGCCAGGAAACTATGAAGAGCTTGTCATGATTGAAGGTCTCGGACCAAAAAAGATCAGGGCCCTGGCCCTTGTTGCTGACCTCATATATGGTGAGGAGGTAAGCTGGAGGGATCCTGTTAAGTACAGTTATGCACATGGCGGCAAGGACGGATACCCCTACCCTGTGGACAGGGATACATATGACAGCACAGTGGATTACCTTAAGGGTGCTCTTGAGGAGGCCAGGATTGACAGAAAGGATCGCTTGAGGGCACTTGAGTCCCTTGAGAAATTCTTGAGGGTTTAG
- a CDS encoding glycosyltransferase family 4 protein produces the protein MVQGVLVISNMYPGKENVSFGSFIRVHVDAFKLYTDVEQFVVANTDQRKGKVRLIRKYGSLLIRSIWASISKRFDVIHAHYAFPTGFIGLLCHWLTRKPLVITVHGSDINNLARKNRVLFKITSFVLRRAAAVIAVSRDMRDKLVSDFGLDEDSVHIINMGVNTEVFKPLNQHEIREKLGIAPDKRMILFVGNIIPIKGVLYLIEAMKGVEVSDVQCLVIGAGVDKEYMNELRAIVDSAGVDVRFMGPVPYEEVALWMNAADIFVLPSLEESFGLAALEALACGTPTIATAVGGLREFVRDSETGYSVPPRDPAAIAEKINHILDPDNREEVEAIRERGLAVADSFSTEKQVRRILEVYRKVS, from the coding sequence TTGGTTCAGGGAGTTCTTGTGATTTCAAATATGTATCCTGGTAAGGAAAATGTGTCCTTTGGGAGTTTCATCAGGGTCCATGTGGATGCATTCAAACTTTACACGGATGTTGAACAGTTCGTTGTTGCAAACACCGATCAGAGGAAGGGTAAGGTCAGGCTGATACGGAAGTACGGTTCCCTTCTAATTAGATCCATATGGGCCTCCATTTCAAAGAGATTCGATGTTATACATGCACATTACGCCTTTCCAACTGGCTTCATAGGACTATTATGTCACTGGCTAACCAGAAAACCCCTTGTAATAACCGTCCACGGCAGTGATATTAACAACCTTGCAAGGAAAAACAGGGTTCTCTTTAAGATTACCTCCTTTGTCCTCAGAAGGGCTGCTGCAGTTATTGCTGTAAGCAGGGACATGAGGGACAAACTCGTGTCAGACTTTGGACTGGATGAGGATAGTGTTCATATAATAAACATGGGGGTCAACACGGAAGTTTTCAAACCACTCAACCAGCATGAGATCCGTGAAAAACTCGGTATAGCTCCTGATAAACGGATGATTCTCTTTGTGGGCAATATCATACCCATCAAGGGGGTTCTTTACCTCATAGAGGCAATGAAGGGTGTTGAGGTTTCTGATGTTCAGTGTCTGGTTATTGGAGCAGGTGTCGATAAAGAATATATGAATGAACTCAGGGCCATTGTTGATTCAGCAGGTGTTGATGTGAGATTCATGGGGCCTGTACCCTACGAGGAGGTTGCCCTCTGGATGAATGCAGCTGATATTTTTGTTTTACCATCACTTGAGGAATCCTTTGGTCTTGCGGCCCTTGAGGCCCTTGCCTGTGGAACCCCAACCATTGCAACAGCGGTTGGAGGTCTCAGGGAATTTGTAAGGGATTCTGAGACAGGCTACAGTGTACCGCCCAGGGATCCTGCTGCAATCGCAGAGAAGATAAACCATATACTTGACCCTGATAACAGAGAGGAGGTTGAGGCAATCCGGGAGAGGGGACTTGCAGTGGCAGATTCATTCAGCACAGAGAAGCAGGTTAGGCGGATACTTGAAGTTTACAGGAAGGTTTCATAG
- a CDS encoding magnesium chelatase subunit D family protein — MDTAYFPFTAITGQETLKKALVLNAVNPTIGGVLIRGDKGTGKSTAVRALSDILPERNIVDGCRFGCDPDGSELCMECQEKLKMQGKLQVRSAKMEVVDLPVSATEDMVVGTLDIRRALHEGIKALEPGLLARANGNILYIDEVNLLDDHVVNVLLDAAAMGVNIVEREGISVRHPSRFILAGTMNPEEGDLRPQIIDRFGLSVDVEALTDPDERIKVIKRVLDFQEDPEAFHSRFRRRQDELRRRIMEARRLLSSVEMDDDALLQIVEIASALAIRTHRADIITARTARTLAAFNGRKRVNGDDVKEAALLAMKHRLRQLPFQREQELSQELIEDILNGEFEDDSEIDRNRRLRKDLKVPDLKASLQGHAGPAVQGRRGKYVRARENPEPSSVAVDATLRRAAADGSLRIEPEHLMEKIRVGKARALYIMVLDTSSSMRLERKIKFAKTVSWLLLKDSYEKRNRIALIAFRGYDATVVAEPTSRLEAVEEALEGLKAGGRTPLTPALKLAAEVSKSADEEACTAVVISDGRCNVFINSNLEEDLRMLEGEIGNMKIVFVNAEPEKRSLGILEDMASRFNSEIFYLDDIII, encoded by the coding sequence TTGGATACAGCATACTTCCCGTTTACAGCGATCACAGGTCAGGAGACGCTGAAGAAGGCCCTAGTCCTCAACGCAGTAAACCCCACAATAGGCGGCGTCCTGATACGGGGTGATAAGGGTACAGGAAAGTCCACTGCAGTAAGAGCCCTGAGTGATATTCTTCCAGAAAGAAACATCGTGGATGGCTGCAGGTTCGGATGTGACCCTGATGGATCTGAACTATGCATGGAGTGCCAGGAAAAACTTAAGATGCAGGGAAAACTTCAGGTGAGGTCCGCGAAAATGGAGGTTGTTGACCTTCCTGTCTCGGCAACAGAGGACATGGTGGTGGGAACCCTCGACATAAGGAGGGCGCTCCATGAGGGGATAAAGGCCCTTGAACCAGGATTACTTGCAAGGGCCAATGGAAACATCCTCTACATCGATGAGGTCAACCTCCTTGATGACCATGTGGTCAACGTGTTGCTTGACGCTGCAGCCATGGGCGTGAACATAGTTGAACGTGAGGGCATATCTGTGAGGCACCCCTCAAGGTTCATACTTGCAGGTACCATGAACCCTGAGGAGGGGGACCTCAGGCCCCAGATAATTGACAGATTCGGTTTAAGTGTGGATGTTGAGGCCCTCACTGACCCCGATGAGAGGATAAAGGTCATAAAGAGGGTACTTGATTTCCAGGAGGACCCTGAGGCATTCCATTCAAGGTTCAGGAGAAGGCAGGATGAACTGAGGAGGAGGATAATGGAGGCCCGCAGACTCCTCAGCAGTGTTGAGATGGATGATGATGCGCTCCTCCAGATAGTTGAAATAGCATCGGCGCTTGCAATCAGGACCCACAGGGCCGATATCATAACAGCAAGGACAGCGAGAACCCTAGCGGCTTTCAACGGCAGGAAGCGGGTGAATGGGGACGACGTTAAGGAGGCGGCACTCCTTGCAATGAAGCACAGACTCAGGCAGCTCCCATTCCAGAGGGAACAGGAACTCTCACAGGAACTCATAGAGGACATCCTGAACGGGGAATTTGAGGATGACTCTGAGATCGACAGGAACAGGAGACTCCGGAAGGACCTTAAGGTCCCTGACCTCAAGGCCTCTCTTCAGGGCCATGCAGGGCCGGCTGTTCAGGGCAGAAGGGGGAAGTACGTCCGTGCAAGGGAGAACCCTGAGCCTTCAAGTGTGGCGGTTGATGCCACACTGCGGAGGGCCGCTGCAGATGGTTCACTGAGGATAGAACCGGAGCACCTCATGGAGAAGATCCGAGTGGGGAAGGCCAGGGCCCTCTACATCATGGTACTTGACACGTCGTCGTCCATGAGGCTGGAGCGTAAGATAAAATTTGCAAAGACAGTTTCATGGCTTCTGCTCAAGGATTCCTATGAAAAGAGGAACAGGATAGCCCTTATAGCTTTCAGGGGTTACGATGCCACGGTTGTGGCTGAACCAACATCCCGTCTGGAGGCTGTTGAGGAGGCACTTGAGGGCCTTAAGGCCGGCGGCAGAACACCCCTTACACCGGCACTGAAACTGGCAGCGGAGGTCTCAAAATCCGCCGATGAGGAGGCATGCACGGCTGTTGTTATCTCGGATGGACGCTGCAACGTGTTCATAAACTCCAACCTTGAGGAGGACCTCAGAATGCTTGAAGGGGAGATTGGTAACATGAAGATTGTATTTGTAAACGCTGAGCCTGAGAAGAGGAGCCTGGGTATACTTGAGGATATGGCCTCCAGGTTCAATTCGGAGATATTCTACCTTGATGATATAATTATCTAG
- a CDS encoding energy-coupling factor transporter transmembrane protein EcfT, with translation MDLNRVFSPFTTTETGFFGEINPLSKIMIMLLAVAFSVLISRLWVLVVLGAIFTGLLASSGSLRAATPFLSFIAFFWVLSVVAVFLTSGDMEYAIGFLGPFFARFFILVAAGLFFAFTTSPRSLAEALRSLHIPGEIVFTLTVALRYIPALAVEASSIWDSLKLRLNASGLSLARRPSLIYRGLIIPLIIRVVKISDEVAVAAETRAFNPRRVAGGKMTFSYRDAVFLLVSGAIFTLLGLISGGGSAVCGLI, from the coding sequence ATGGACCTTAACAGGGTTTTCTCTCCATTCACCACCACGGAGACAGGATTTTTCGGTGAGATAAATCCCCTATCAAAAATCATGATCATGCTTCTTGCAGTGGCATTCTCTGTGCTGATATCCAGACTCTGGGTCCTGGTGGTGCTGGGGGCTATTTTCACGGGGCTCCTGGCATCTTCAGGCTCCCTCAGGGCCGCAACCCCATTCCTTTCATTCATCGCATTCTTCTGGGTGCTCTCAGTGGTTGCAGTATTCTTAACGTCAGGTGACATGGAATACGCCATCGGGTTTCTCGGCCCCTTCTTTGCAAGGTTCTTCATCCTGGTGGCCGCCGGCTTATTCTTCGCATTCACAACATCACCACGCAGCCTTGCAGAGGCCCTGAGGTCCCTCCACATTCCTGGGGAGATTGTATTCACGCTCACAGTGGCCCTCAGGTACATCCCGGCCCTCGCAGTTGAGGCTTCATCAATATGGGATTCCCTAAAACTGAGACTCAACGCCTCAGGTCTGTCGCTGGCAAGAAGACCGTCCCTCATCTACCGTGGCCTCATAATACCACTAATCATAAGGGTTGTCAAGATCTCAGATGAGGTTGCTGTTGCAGCCGAGACAAGGGCCTTCAACCCCCGGAGGGTGGCAGGGGGTAAGATGACCTTCAGTTACAGGGATGCTGTGTTCCTTCTGGTCTCTGGAGCCATCTTCACGTTACTTGGATTGATCAGCGGGGGTGGTTCAGCTGTATGCGGTCTCATTTGA
- a CDS encoding ATP-binding cassette domain-containing protein encodes MVQLYAVSFEDVSYTYPNQKQHAVRDVDLRIKRGEAVFITGRSGSGKSTLARAITAVVPSIMGGDLKGTVMVNGRDTSDLQVRELAADVGYVFQNPESQFFTLSVNDEVSLGPENLELPDVDERVGEALSMVGLEHKRYESVFRLSDGEKQRVAIASQLSMSPEILLMDEPTSSLDRKATDDLFDVLQRMRDRTLILIDHRTYRVPDVFDRVIVMDEGSVVEDTDTDALMDPDFRDKYGLRSPDVSFSFRSTERKGKPVLRVSDLAYTHGDDFSLTGINLELREGEVLGVTGPNGSGKTTLARLIAGILKPDRGFIEADGGTGLVMQDPDHQLFMDTVEGELTFGVDDYRSRDLEGVLRTMNLHHLRERHPHSLSGGEKRRTVISAYIFRKPGVLVLDEPTTGMDLDNMKRLARWIGKLRAEGISLIVISHDLEFLEMVADNLFSMDNGNGLRWLNEEDTCSYHDK; translated from the coding sequence GTGGTTCAGCTGTATGCGGTCTCATTTGAGGATGTGAGCTACACCTACCCTAACCAGAAGCAGCATGCCGTCAGGGATGTTGACCTCAGAATTAAGAGGGGGGAGGCTGTGTTCATCACAGGGAGGAGTGGCAGTGGAAAGTCCACCCTTGCACGGGCAATCACGGCTGTGGTGCCCTCCATAATGGGAGGGGACCTTAAGGGGACCGTGATGGTGAATGGCAGGGACACATCTGATCTCCAGGTTAGGGAACTTGCAGCAGATGTGGGATACGTCTTCCAGAACCCTGAATCACAGTTCTTCACCCTTAGCGTCAATGATGAGGTCTCCCTTGGACCCGAGAACCTTGAACTCCCTGACGTTGATGAGAGGGTGGGGGAGGCCCTCAGTATGGTTGGACTGGAACATAAACGGTATGAGAGCGTCTTCAGACTTTCAGATGGGGAGAAACAGAGGGTTGCAATAGCCTCACAGCTTTCAATGTCCCCTGAGATCCTCCTCATGGATGAGCCAACGTCCAGCCTTGACCGTAAGGCAACGGATGACCTCTTTGATGTACTCCAGAGAATGCGGGATAGGACCCTGATACTCATAGACCACAGGACCTACAGGGTTCCTGATGTATTTGACCGTGTAATTGTTATGGATGAGGGCTCTGTGGTGGAGGACACTGACACAGATGCACTCATGGACCCTGATTTCAGGGATAAATACGGCCTGAGATCCCCTGATGTAAGTTTCAGTTTCAGATCCACAGAAAGGAAGGGTAAACCTGTTCTCAGGGTTTCGGATCTCGCCTACACCCATGGTGATGACTTCAGCTTAACCGGTATAAACCTTGAGCTCAGGGAGGGTGAGGTGCTGGGGGTAACTGGACCCAACGGCTCCGGGAAAACAACTCTTGCAAGGCTGATCGCGGGGATCCTGAAACCTGACAGAGGATTCATTGAGGCTGATGGTGGGACCGGTCTTGTCATGCAGGACCCCGACCACCAGCTCTTCATGGACACCGTTGAGGGGGAGCTGACCTTTGGTGTGGATGATTACAGGAGCAGGGACCTTGAGGGTGTCCTGAGGACCATGAACCTCCATCATCTAAGGGAAAGGCACCCCCATTCACTCAGCGGCGGTGAAAAACGGAGGACAGTCATATCAGCGTATATATTCAGAAAACCCGGGGTCCTCGTACTGGATGAGCCGACAACCGGTATGGACCTTGATAACATGAAGAGACTCGCCCGGTGGATAGGTAAACTCAGGGCTGAGGGAATATCCCTCATAGTGATATCACATGACCTTGAGTTCCTTGAAATGGTTGCAGACAATCTGTTCTCAATGGATAATGGCAATGGCCTGAGGTGGTTAAATGAAGAGGATACTTGCAGTTACCACGATAAATAA